A single window of Streptomyces sp. NBC_00464 DNA harbors:
- a CDS encoding GNAT family N-acetyltransferase, translating to MDIAIRPVEPAEHALLGEITAEAYLGDGLLDYGTDDPYLAKLRDVPRRAAEAEVLVAVDAQGRVLGGVAYAPPGNPWADIAAADEAEFRMLAVSREARGAGAGEALVRACIDRARGTAGVTGLVLSTLPAMRGAHRIYGRLGFVRTPERDWNPIDDLKLLAYRLDLHPAP from the coding sequence ATGGACATTGCAATCCGGCCGGTCGAGCCCGCCGAGCACGCTCTCCTCGGCGAGATCACCGCCGAGGCCTATCTCGGCGACGGGCTCCTGGACTACGGCACCGACGACCCGTACCTGGCGAAGCTGCGCGACGTGCCCCGCCGGGCCGCCGAGGCCGAGGTTCTGGTGGCCGTCGACGCGCAGGGCCGCGTCCTGGGCGGGGTCGCCTACGCCCCGCCGGGAAATCCGTGGGCCGACATCGCAGCGGCGGACGAGGCCGAGTTCCGGATGCTGGCGGTCTCCCGCGAGGCCCGTGGAGCCGGGGCGGGTGAGGCCCTCGTACGGGCCTGTATCGACCGCGCACGGGGCACCGCGGGCGTCACCGGCCTTGTCCTGTCGACGCTCCCGGCGATGCGCGGCGCCCATAGGATCTACGGGCGCCTCGGCTTCGTACGGACCCCCGAGAGGGACTGGAATCCCATCGACGACCTCAAGCTGCTGGCCTACCGTCTGGACCTCCACCCCGCGCCGTGA